Genomic DNA from Flavobacterium sp. N502540:
GCTTTCGTTAGTAATACTGTCTTTTAAGGCTTTTGTATCAATTTCAGACAAATTGAGGTATTTAAACTCGGCTTCTTCCTTATTCTGTTTTAGAAAATCCTGCGCAAACAAACCTGTTTCGTCATGAATAGCAATTCTTTTCGTCTCTGCTTTCATTGAACTCAGATACCCAATGAATCCTGCGATTGCTACAAACAATAACGGACTCAAAAAGGTCATGACAACAAAAGACTTATTGCGCACTTTTGCAATAAACTCTCTTTTTATAATTAATGAAATTATACTCATTTATTTAGATTATAAGATTTTTAGACTTTTTAGATTATTAGATTTTTTTTTAGATCTCCTGATTCATTCTAAGAATCCTGAAATCTAAAAATCCAACAATCTATCCCGTTACTGTTTGAATAAAAATATCGTTTATGCTTGGTATTTTTTCTACAAAATGGGTAACCTGTCCGCGTTGCGTTAGTAAATGCAATAACTCATTTGGTGCTGCGTTTCCAATTTGAATATCCAATTTCAGATCGTCATTTAAGGATTTAAAACTTGCCGGCGACACGGTGAATTTTTGTGTAATATCATACATCAGGCCTTCTACATTATCCGTTAAAATTCCCACTTCAAAACTATTGGTTCGGAATTGGCGCTTTACATCACTTACTTTTCCTTCAATCAGTTTATTTGATTTATGAATTAAGGCAATATGATCACAAAGTTCTTCTACACTTTCCATACGATGTGTCGAAAAAATAATGGTAGCCCCCTGTTCTTTAAGTGCCAAGATTTCATCTTTGATTACATTTGCATTCACAGGATCAAATCCCGAGAAGGGCTCGTCAAAAATCAGCAATTTAGGCTTGTGCAGCACACATACCACAAACTGAATTTTTTGCGCCATTCCTTTAGAAAGCTCCTGAATTTTCTTGTTCCACCAGCCCTGAATTCCAAGACGATCAAACCAATACTCCAATTGTAATTTTGCCTCAGCTTTAGAAAGTCCTTTCATTTGAGCCAGATACAAACATTGCTCTCCAACTTTCATCGAAGTATACAATCCTCTTTCTTCAGGAAGATAACCAATATGTTGTATGTGTTTGGGCTGTAATTTTTCTCCATCCAAAATCACTTCACCACCGTCAGGTAAAGTAATTTGATTTATAATTCGGATCAGGGAAGTTTTTCCGGCTCCATTGGGACCAAGTAGTCCATAAATACTACCTTTTGGCACATTTAATGAAACTTCGTTAAGCGCTACATAATCACCGTATTGTTTTACGACTTTATGTACTTCGAGTAAGTTGCTCATGCTATAATTAAGATTTTCTGCGTCAGTTTGACCATTGCGGCATTATGGATGTAAAAGTAAATAAATAGTATCGAAATCTTGTACTATTCACACAAAAAACCCATTCTACGGTTTACTATAGAATGGGTTTCTTAAATTTATTGTTGATTCCTTTTAGAAAAAGTCCGATTTATGAAAACATATCTTTTACCTTTTCAAAAAATGATTTTTCTGATTTTTCAGGGCTAGGAATAAAGTGATCGTCGTTAAGTGCATTTTCAAAAAATTGTTTTTGCTCTTTGTTCAACGTTTTTGGCGTCCATACATTTACGTGAACTAACAAATCTCCATTTCCGTAACCATTGATACTTGGAATACCTTTTCCTTTTAATCTTAAGATTTTTCCGGACTGAATTCCTTCTTCTAATTTGATACGAACTTTTCCATTAATCGCTTCGATATCCTTAGAAACTCCTAAAACGGCTTCCGGGAAACTGATGTATAAATCGTAATGAATGTTTTCGCCTTCACGTTTCAGAAACTCGTGTTCCAATTCTTCAATAGCAACAATTAAATCACCAGGAATACTGTTTCCCGGGGCATCATTTCCTTTATTAGAAACTTTTAACTGCATGCCATCTACCACTCCCGCAGGGATTTTGATTGAAACAGTTTCGTCTTCCAAAACCATTCCCTGTGCATCCGCTTCAGATGGTCTTTTATCTAAAATCTGACCAGACCCGCCACAAGCAGGACAAGTTGACGCAGATTGCATTCTTCCTAAAATAGTGTTGGTTACACGCATTACCTGTCCCTGACCGTTACAAGTCGAACATGTTTTATAGGTAACTCCTTTAGCCTGAACTTTACGTTTTACTTTTACTTTTTTCTCAACACCATTTGCAATTTCTTCTAAAGTCAGTTTAACTTTAATTCGAAGATTACTTCCTTTAGCACGACGAGGGCCACCGCCTCCGCCTCCGCCGAAACCACCAAATCCACCTCCAAAAATATCACCAAACTGGCTGAAAATGTCATCCATATTCATACCGCCGTGACCACCGCCAAATCCGCCAGAACCATCAAAAGCCTGATGTCCGTACTGATCGTATTTCGCTTTTTTGTTCGGATCGCTTAGTACTTCATAAGCTTCTGCCGCTAATTTAAAGTTTTCTTCTGCCTCTTTGTCGCCCGGATTTTTATCCGGATGATATTTTAATGCACTTTTTCTATAAGCTTTTTTAATTTCGGCAGCGTCAGCATTTTTTGAAATGCCTAGTATTTCGTAAAAATCTTTTTTCATAATTTAGGTTAAATTGCTTCGCCAGTTCGCTAGCGCTTGTGTCCAAATTTAAAATTCCGAATTCCAATACTTTAAAAATTGACTTTCAGAATATGTCATTTGTTTTTCTTAGTTCCCGATAACAACTTTAGGGAAACGAATAATTTTGTCTCCTAATTTGTACCCTTTTTCGATAACATCAACAATTTTCCCTTTTAATTTCTCAGACGGAGCCGGAATTTGGGTAATTGCCTCAGCAAAATCAGCATCAAAAGCATCACCTGCTTTTAATTCAACTTGCTCTAAACCTTTAGAAACTAAAGTATTTTTTAATTTTTCATGAATCAATTCAACTCCTTTTGTCAAAGTTTCATCTTCCGATTTATTGATCTCTACTATAGCTCTGTCAAAATCATCTAAAACTGGCAACATGGCCAATAAAACATCTTGATTTGCAGTTTTAAACAAATCGATACGCTCTTTTGAAGTTCTTTTTTTGTAATTTTCGAATTCAGCAAATAGTCTCAAAAACTTATCTTTTTCTTTTGCCAAGTCTTGAGCCAATTGCTCTTCAACACTTAATTCTTCAACAATTAACTGCTCACCGTTGGCGTTGTTCTCTAACGTTACATCATCTAATTCCTGATCGAATTCTGTATTTTCCGTAGTCATATTACTTTTATTTTTAAAAATATTCTTAAACTTCATTTTTTATTCTTTCTTTTGGATTGCAAAAGTACTGCCAAATCTTTCAAAATGTCAAATTGTCACTTTATTAAAACTGAGTCATTTAAAAAGCAAAACAGCCTTTTAAAATTTAGTATAATTTTAAGACTATCACGATATAGATTATAGTATATTTGAAATCCAATTGAAAACTAAATTTATTACCTATCAAAATTGAATTTAAGGGTTAGCCTCGGCTTTGTAAATAATTATTAATTCAAGTTTACCTTATATTAAAAAAAGCTTCGCCTTATGAGACGAAGCTTTTTTTTATGATTTCTTTTGTGATTGTGTTAGAACATTTTTTTGATTGCCTCGAATTCGCGAATTATTTCTAATGCAGCTTTTCAACCAAAATAAATTTACAGAATCTATGAGAGACAAAAAAACTCCAACTTATCCAACTGACATAAAGAACTAAGCCAGTAAAGCGATAATATTAAACAGTGGAAGCAAGACTATTATTGCACGGGCGGAGGGATTCGAACCCCCATCAACGGTTTTGGAGACCGCTATTCTACCCTTGAACTACGCCCGTATTTTGAAGTCGCAAATTAAACGCTTTTTTTCTCTTCCGGCAACTATTTCACTGCTTTTAATTCAATAAAAAATCAGCAACGCTACAGCTTTTCACCTAACTTTTTCTTCTGCAACGAATTACAGAAAACATTCTTTGAGCAGACCATTTACTAACGGATTTAAAAGTAAATCTGCTTGAAGTAAAAATCAAGCCAAACTTATCTTTTTTTAGCCACGAATTCACGAATTAATTCTTAACAAGCTTACATAAAAACAAAAAATCTGCTTAATCTGCCGAATCTGCGTGAAAAAAATCACACCAGACTTGTCTCCCTTCCGCCACGAATTCCCGAATTAATTCTTAACAAGCTTACATAAAAACAAAAAATCTGCTTAATCTGCCGAATCTGTGTGAAAAATAATCACGTCAGACTTGTCTCCTTTCTGTTACGAATTCTCGAATTATTCCTTTTTTAGATCTCGTTTAAACAAAAAAAATGCGCAAATTCGACTGAATCTGCGCAAAAAAAATATTTTATTTCAGCATAAAAATCTAAGCCAGCAAAGCATTTTTCAATCCTTCAAAATCTACCGTAATCTGCTCGCCAGTTACCAGGTTTTTAAGTGAATACGAATTTGAAGCGATTTCCTGATCTCCTGCAATTACCGCGAAAGGAATCAGTCTTTTATCAGCATATTGAAACTGTTTCCCTACTTTTACATTATCCGGATAAAGCTCTACTTTTATATTTTCCTGACGTAATTTCTGAATGGCCTGCGATGCATACAAAGCCTCTGCATCTCCGTAATTAATAAACAATGCCTTTGAAGTCGCCGAAACAGTTTCCGGGAACAACTGTAATTCTTCTAAAACTAAATAAATACGATCTAGTCCGAAAGAAATTCCAACACCACTCATATTTTTCAAACCAAAAATACCCGTCAAATCGTCGTATCTTCCTCCACCTCCGATAGAACCCATCGAAACTGATTTCGGAGCCGCTACTTCGAAAATGGCTCCGGTATAATAGTTTAATCCACGAGCAAGAGTCACATCTAAATCTAAAGTAGCTGTCGACAATCCTAAAGTTGCCACATTGTCACAAATAAATTTAAGCTCCTCCACACCTTTCATTCCTTCTTCTGACGCAGCTAATAAATGGGAAAGCTGATTGATTTTATCCGCAAAAGTTCCGGTAAAACTAAAAAGAGGCTGCACTTTTACCAATGCTTCTTCAGAAATACCATTCTCTATCATCTCTTTTTTCACACCATCTTCACCAATTTTATCCAGTTTATCAAGAGCCACCGTAAAATCAATTAATTTATCAGAAGCACCAATCACCTCAGCAATTCCGGATAAAATTTTTCTGTTATTGATTTTAATGGTTACTCCTTCTAAACCTAATGCAGTAAAAACGGTATCGTACAATTGCACCAGTTCTACTTCCTGCCACAACGATTTTGAGCCCACCACATCGGCATCACACTGGAAAAACTCTCTAAAACGCCCTTTTTGTGGACGATCAGCTCTCCAAACCGGCTGAATCTGATATCTTTTAAACGGAAACTCGATTTCATTCTGGTGCTGCACCACATATCTCGCAAACGGAACTGTTAAGTCATAACGCAATGCTTTTTCAGAAATTTGTTTTGTAAACGAATTTAATTCAACTCTTTCTGCAATAGTAATTTTATCAGCAGAAACAGCCTGAAGCTGCTCGATAGATTTTGGCAGTTCAATTTTACTTTTATTGTAGAAAAAATTTCCTGAATTTAATATTTTAAAAATCAAACGATCTCCTTCTTCCCCATACTTCCCCATCAAAGTATCTGAATTTTCAAATGAGGGGGTTTCAATCGGCTGAAAGCCAAATTTCTCAAAATTATGTTTGATAACCTGAATAATATATTGACGTTTTGACACCTCCGCTGGTGAAAAATCTCTTGTTCCTTGTGGTATGCTTGGTTTTGAAGCCATTTTTTTAGATTATTAGATTTTGGGATCTTTAGATTATTAGATTTTTTTTGAATCTTAAAATTTAAAAATCTCCTTATGAATTACTGTCTTTTCAGAACTTCTTTTTCTCAGATTCTGAACGACTGCAAATATCTTACTTTTTAAAATAAATTTTCAGTAAAAATCCATCAAAGATTAAAAATAGCTAATGTAGTATTGAAATATACGTTTCGACCTCAGCATTATTTCCATCATAATACTTTCTCCCATGAATAGTAAAGTCTGACTTGTAAGCCCTATTCAAACTTTTATCCTGCCATATTTCGAGCCATGTATTAAAAACAGCTTCAGGCATTTTACCTTTTGAAATGTACTTTTGGTAAACATCGGTTTCAATTGTTATCCCCACAAAACCCTTTGGAACATTTTCTAATATACTTACGCGGGAGCCTATAATTAACGTATACGCCCCGTTAAAATCTGTTTCGTAATCCCTGTAAACAGCATAAATATCATCACTGATTTTATTTGGTATTTGTTTTTGAATTTCTTCACCCCAAAATCTTGTCCATAACGCTTCTATGTCTACGGCAGACTTTCCTTTTTCATTTATAGTTCTTGTTGCTATGCCAATTACGTAAAATTTCTGAATAGTTGAATTGTCCATTGTTTTTGATTGTTTTTGTGATTGAGCTGTGAAAGGTAAAACTGCAAATACGAGTAACATTACAGCGTAAATTTTAATTGTTTTCATCTTTTTTTATTTTGTTTCACAGCAAAATTAAAACACACCTGCGACAACCTTATGGCAAGGGTGGAAGACATTTTTTTCTGGTGCGGTCAAAATATTCTTCAAAAGTAATTTTATGCGGCTCAAATACTTCATCCTCCACCGTCAAATCTGCAATACGATCTAAACGAAAAGCCCTGTAATCCTTCCTTAATCTGCAAAATGCAATTAACAACCAATTCTCATCAAAAGTATACATAGCAAAGGGCTCTATTACACGATTGGTTGTTTGATTATTATCCGGTGAAAAATATTTTATACGGACAAGATTAAAGTTTGTCAACGCCAATTGAAGAGTAGACAAATTATTACTTGTCCGATCATTGTTATTATTCAGCCCGGAAACAATACGATTTGAAAGCAGATTGGCTTTGTCTTTTGTATTGTTTCGAAGTACAGATTTTATCTTGCTAATGGCTGCTGTGTATTCTTTTACAAACGAAGCATCTTTATTCTTCAAAACCAATTGCTCAGCAGTAATCAAAGCATTGGCTTCGCTTTCGGAGAACATTACGGGCGGAATTTTATAACCATCCATTAGTGTATAGCCTTTTCCCTCTTCTGTCAAAATAGGAACTCCTGCTTGTTCCAAAGCTTTGATATCTCTATAAATTGTTCTTTTACTAATTAAAAATTTTTCAGCCAATTCACTGGCCGTCAAAAGTCTTTTAGTCTGCAATACTATCAGGATTGCTGTAAGACGTGAAAGCCTTTTCAGATCACTATCGTTCATATGGATTAAGCTTTTGATTCTTTTTTACTTGATTCTTTTTTGAAATTACAAAAAAACAAAACATCCTGGTATCTGAAAATTTCAATAATAACGAAAAGAGAATTCTTTAATCTAGTGTCTCTAAATAACTCTGAAGCAAGAAATACTGTCTTCATCATAGAGAAAGATCACAAACCTACAGATTTCCATTTTAACAAATTAAAGATAAGACATTGCGATCAAACCAAAAACTATTAACTAAAGACAATAACCTTTAACGTATTTGAGTAATAATACTTTTCCTTAAAAACTTTAAAATAAATAATACCACTTCGAAAACAAACTTGTAACAAAAAACGTATTTTCGTGACAAATAGATCATGATGCTAAAATTATTTAAAGAAAATATCCGAATTGCTTTTGGTTCTATCAAAACTCAATTGCTGCGTACGATTCTTACCGTTTTAATTATTGCTATCGGAATTACTGCTTTGGTAGGAATTCTGACGGTCGTTACAGCACTTGAAAATACGGTTTCGACCAATTTTGCATCCATGGGTGCCAATACCTTTAACATCAATCAATACGAAAATAACCTTAAAAATAGAGGAGGAAACGAACGCGAAATCATCAATCCGATTATTTCTTACCCGGAGGCAGTAGCCTTCAAAAACAAATACAAATATCCTTTTACCGAAACTTCACTTTCTTTTACCGCTACCTCTAAAGCTGAAGTAAAATATTTAGACCAAAAAACCGATCCGGAAATTACGATTGTTGGTGTCGACGAACATTTTATCTCTAATTCAGGCCTGGAAACTACTTTAGGCCGTTCTTTCAACCAATTCGACATTGAAAACAATACTTACTCGTGTGTTGTAGGTTCTGATTTTGAAAAAGGCTTACTAAAAGACGTTAACCCAATTGATAAAATTATCTCTATCCGTGGTGCCCGATTCAAAGTGATCGGTGTTTTAAAAGAAAAAGGTTCAACCTTCGGGAACAGTCAGGACTTACGTGTTTTAGTTCCAATTCAGGTCGCACGATCTTTGTTTACTGCTCCAAAAATCAACTACACCATTAGTGTGATGGTTTCAAAAAAAGAACTTTTGGACGAAGCTGTAGACAATGCCACAAGTACGATGCGCAGGGTTCGTAAATTAAGCCCTGTTCGTGACAACAATTTCGGAATTGGAAGAAGTGACGATTTAATTAACCGAATTCTGGGAATCACCAAATATCTGGGATGGGCCTCCTGGATTATTAGTATCATTACGATCCTGGG
This window encodes:
- a CDS encoding ABC transporter ATP-binding protein → MSNLLEVHKVVKQYGDYVALNEVSLNVPKGSIYGLLGPNGAGKTSLIRIINQITLPDGGEVILDGEKLQPKHIQHIGYLPEERGLYTSMKVGEQCLYLAQMKGLSKAEAKLQLEYWFDRLGIQGWWNKKIQELSKGMAQKIQFVVCVLHKPKLLIFDEPFSGFDPVNANVIKDEILALKEQGATIIFSTHRMESVEELCDHIALIHKSNKLIEGKVSDVKRQFRTNSFEVGILTDNVEGLMYDITQKFTVSPASFKSLNDDLKLDIQIGNAAPNELLHLLTQRGQVTHFVEKIPSINDIFIQTVTG
- the dnaJ gene encoding molecular chaperone DnaJ; the encoded protein is MKKDFYEILGISKNADAAEIKKAYRKSALKYHPDKNPGDKEAEENFKLAAEAYEVLSDPNKKAKYDQYGHQAFDGSGGFGGGHGGMNMDDIFSQFGDIFGGGFGGFGGGGGGGPRRAKGSNLRIKVKLTLEEIANGVEKKVKVKRKVQAKGVTYKTCSTCNGQGQVMRVTNTILGRMQSASTCPACGGSGQILDKRPSEADAQGMVLEDETVSIKIPAGVVDGMQLKVSNKGNDAPGNSIPGDLIVAIEELEHEFLKREGENIHYDLYISFPEAVLGVSKDIEAINGKVRIKLEEGIQSGKILRLKGKGIPSINGYGNGDLLVHVNVWTPKTLNKEQKQFFENALNDDHFIPSPEKSEKSFFEKVKDMFS
- a CDS encoding nucleotide exchange factor GrpE, with amino-acid sequence MKFKNIFKNKSNMTTENTEFDQELDDVTLENNANGEQLIVEELSVEEQLAQDLAKEKDKFLRLFAEFENYKKRTSKERIDLFKTANQDVLLAMLPVLDDFDRAIVEINKSEDETLTKGVELIHEKLKNTLVSKGLEQVELKAGDAFDADFAEAITQIPAPSEKLKGKIVDVIEKGYKLGDKIIRFPKVVIGN
- the hisS gene encoding histidine--tRNA ligase — protein: MASKPSIPQGTRDFSPAEVSKRQYIIQVIKHNFEKFGFQPIETPSFENSDTLMGKYGEEGDRLIFKILNSGNFFYNKSKIELPKSIEQLQAVSADKITIAERVELNSFTKQISEKALRYDLTVPFARYVVQHQNEIEFPFKRYQIQPVWRADRPQKGRFREFFQCDADVVGSKSLWQEVELVQLYDTVFTALGLEGVTIKINNRKILSGIAEVIGASDKLIDFTVALDKLDKIGEDGVKKEMIENGISEEALVKVQPLFSFTGTFADKINQLSHLLAASEEGMKGVEELKFICDNVATLGLSTATLDLDVTLARGLNYYTGAIFEVAAPKSVSMGSIGGGGRYDDLTGIFGLKNMSGVGISFGLDRIYLVLEELQLFPETVSATSKALFINYGDAEALYASQAIQKLRQENIKVELYPDNVKVGKQFQYADKRLIPFAVIAGDQEIASNSYSLKNLVTGEQITVDFEGLKNALLA
- a CDS encoding GyrI-like domain-containing protein codes for the protein MKTIKIYAVMLLVFAVLPFTAQSQKQSKTMDNSTIQKFYVIGIATRTINEKGKSAVDIEALWTRFWGEEIQKQIPNKISDDIYAVYRDYETDFNGAYTLIIGSRVSILENVPKGFVGITIETDVYQKYISKGKMPEAVFNTWLEIWQDKSLNRAYKSDFTIHGRKYYDGNNAEVETYISILH
- a CDS encoding helix-turn-helix transcriptional regulator codes for the protein MNDSDLKRLSRLTAILIVLQTKRLLTASELAEKFLISKRTIYRDIKALEQAGVPILTEEGKGYTLMDGYKIPPVMFSESEANALITAEQLVLKNKDASFVKEYTAAISKIKSVLRNNTKDKANLLSNRIVSGLNNNNDRTSNNLSTLQLALTNFNLVRIKYFSPDNNQTTNRVIEPFAMYTFDENWLLIAFCRLRKDYRAFRLDRIADLTVEDEVFEPHKITFEEYFDRTRKKCLPPLP
- a CDS encoding ABC transporter permease → MMLKLFKENIRIAFGSIKTQLLRTILTVLIIAIGITALVGILTVVTALENTVSTNFASMGANTFNINQYENNLKNRGGNEREIINPIISYPEAVAFKNKYKYPFTETSLSFTATSKAEVKYLDQKTDPEITIVGVDEHFISNSGLETTLGRSFNQFDIENNTYSCVVGSDFEKGLLKDVNPIDKIISIRGARFKVIGVLKEKGSTFGNSQDLRVLVPIQVARSLFTAPKINYTISVMVSKKELLDEAVDNATSTMRRVRKLSPVRDNNFGIGRSDDLINRILGITKYLGWASWIISIITILGSSIALMNIMIVSVTERTREIGVRKALGATKITISVQFFIETLLIGQIGGLVGIVLGILVGFAFAAAMSFAFVIPWVAIFAAFATSFMVAIVSGLYPAIKASQLDPIEALRYE